The following coding sequences are from one Polyodon spathula isolate WHYD16114869_AA chromosome 7, ASM1765450v1, whole genome shotgun sequence window:
- the LOC121317910 gene encoding T-box transcription factor TBX22-like: MALSSRAHAFSVEVLVGNPSKRKIEDCKEEKRTNDTLEQEEENVPCAKIEADELGKRSKLDSLIRKSPGVEKSGSENDIQVGLQGSDLWKRFHEIGTEMIITKAGRRMFPSVRVKAKELDPFKQYYIAMDIVPVDSKRYRYVYHSSQWMVAGNTDHSCVTPRLYIHPDSPCSGETWMRQVISFDRVKLTNNEMDDKGHIILQSMHKYTPRVHVILHDPRFDLSQIQSLPAEGVTTFSFRETEFTTVTAYQNQQITKLKIDRNPFAKGFRDPGRNRGVLDGILDTYPWRSPLRFDFKPFDVETQGGSSSSPSSCGTLSPLNGLLSPSCSPPSFLLSRSSFGLPCSDSLGLPLCYKMCSPTSRVRTRPFSLPGHDRLNGSSSPGLPALNDFPFLSSLGITAMRSGKGGECKGQCLQGSPGSPHQPHLHRVHPSSNLVLPPLPLQHIPAPLPSLYNLYGYNLPVASRLADMTRHFKLAENSSASSRDERFAQVSWHSTVDHCL, from the exons ATGGCTTTGAGCTCCCGGGCTCACGCTTTCTCAGTGGAAGTCTTGGTCGGGAACCCATCAAAGAGGAAAATTGAGGATTGTAAAGAGGAAAAACGTACTAACGATACTTTGGAGCAGGAAGAAGAAAATGTTCCATGTGCAAAGATTGAAGCAGATGAACTTG GAAAACGAAGTAAACTGGACTCTTTAATTCGGAAATCCCCCGGGGTTGAAAAGTCTGGTTCTGAGAACGATATTCAAGTAGGATTACAGGGCTCGGACCTGTGGAAGAGATTTCACGAGATTGGAACAGAGATGATCATTACGAAAGCCGGGAG GAGGATGTTCCCTTCTGTGCGAGTGAAGGCGAAGGAACTGGATCCCTTTAAACAGTATTACATAGCAATGGACATTGTCCCTGTGGATTCCAAAAGATACAG GTACGTGTACCATAGTTCGCAGTGGATGGTAGCGGGCAACACCGACCACTCCTGTGTAACGCCCAGGCTGTATATCCACCCAGACTCTCCGTGCTCTGGGGAGACTTGGATGAGGCAGGTCATCAGCTTCGACCGGGTTAAACTCACCAACAACGAGATGGACGACAAGGGCCAT ATCATTCTGCAGTCCATGCACAAGTATACTCCGCGGGTCCACGTTATCCTGCACGATCCCAGGTTCGACTTGTCCCAGATTCAGTCTCTGCCAGCTGAGGGCGTGACGACATTCTCCTTCAGAGAGACAGAATTCACCACCGTCACCGCCTACCAAAATCAGCAG atcaCTAAACTAAAAATAGACAGGAATCCCTTTGCCAAGGGTTTCAGAGATCCTGGAAGAAACAG GGGTGTACTTGATGGTATCCTGGACACCTATCCCTGGAGGTCCCCTCTGAGGTTTGACTTCAAGCCTTTTGATGTGGAGACCCAAG GAGGAAGCTCAAGTTCCCCCTCCAGCTGTGGGACCCTTTCCCCTCTGAATGGGCTgctctctccctcctgctctccTCCATCTTTTCTGCTGTCTCGCAGCTCTTTCGGGCTGCCCTGCTCAGACAGCCTGGGTCTACCCCTCTGCTACAAGATGTGTTCCCCCACGAGCAGGGTAAGGACCCGGCCTTTCAGCCTGCCTGGCCACGACAGGCTAAATGGCAGCAGCTCCCCAGGGTTGCCAGCGCTGAACGACTTCCCCTTCCTGTCTTCACTGGGCATCACAGCAATGCGGAGCGGGAAGGGAGGGGAGTGTAAGGGGCAGTGTCTCCAGGGCTCTCCAGGCTCTCCGCACCAGCCTCATCTACACAGGGTGCACCCGTCAAGCAACCTGGTTCTCCCTCCCTTGCCTCTCCAGCACATCCCTGCTCCCCTGCCCTCTCTCTACAATCTCTACGGCTACAACCTGCCAGTGGCATCAAGGCTAGCCGACATGACAAGACATTTTAAACTTGCCGAGAACAGTTCTGCTTCTTCCAGAGATGAACGATTTGCTCAGGTGTCTTGGCACTCCACAGTCGACCACTGTCTTTGA